TTGCAAGTGATGAAGAATCTCCGGGTTTGTGGGGATTGCCACACTTGGACCAAGTATGTGTCAAAAATTGTTCAGAGGGAAATACTAGTTAGAGATGCAAATCGCTTTCACTTGTTCAAGGATGGGACATGTAGCTGCAGAGACCGCTGGTGATAAAAGTCTGTTGTCCTTGCACATACTCAGAAGATGGAAAGATCCTGCAATTGAGGAGATAAAGGATTTGTCATTTGAAAACAATCTGGAGGTGAGATATCTTTCTGCATATTagatttgtgagattccaagcaATATCTCCTGTATTACGTTTCTACCTTTAGGTACTTTGTTTTCAACTATGGCTACTTCTGCACTGCCTTTGCCAAGATAGTTCTGCTGCAAGCTGAGCACAGACTGATTTCTGTCATTCTGTGGGTATTAGAAAATAGAAACTATAAGAAATCTAGGACATCTTCAATTTAAAATCAGCAATATTTCATTGCTCTAACAGGATTTGAAATAAAATTACAATATCTTAATGGACGCTTGAAAATTACATATACAGTGTAAATTTAGCCAACAAGCAAAGATAGATAAGTAAGAATCTCATAACTTTTATTACTGATAGTCCATAAAACATCCAAAACTTGACATAAGCGGTTCAGCCATAGCTGATGGTGTTTGTTGTTATTTCCATGATCAGCTTCACAAACTAGTTCATTTGGGAGCATTTGCTGTCTGGTATTTGGTTACTAGTTTGTCTCGAGGTGGACAGTGTTCTTTGATTACTGGAGCATCATAAAAGTTTTTCATCCATGCTGACAAGTGAGGAAATTTGCCTGCATCAAACAACTTCAGGTCGATTGCCTCCTCGAACACATCAAGAAGATACGCCAACCAACCAAATACAAGGTCCAGGTATCCTATTTCCTCTCCACCAAAAAACTTCTTTTCTTTCAGTTGCTCTTCAAGGAGTTCTAGGTTTTGCATCGCTGGACCAAGAGCTTCCTTTTTCTCCTCTCCTTGTCCTGTGAAAACACTCCATATTGATGGCAGAAGCTGcagatgaaagacaagtatcaATGAAAATTCAGCTCATTCTTGAAAAAGGTAAGCTTATTGTTATAACTGGAAATATATACTGTCTGAGTAATACTCACTATTATCTTGTCACTCTCTTCACACATTAATATAGAAAGATAGTTGACTGGAATTCATTTCTTTTTGTTCTGAAAATAATAGATCAATGGTTTCTTACCTTCTCGTCCCCGAATTTTGCCCAAAAACGTGCCATGGCTTTCTCGTAAGGATCTTGAGGTAGCAAAGGAGCTTCCTTCCATGTCTCGTCTATATACTCAAGAATTACCAGCGATTCACAGATTGGTTTGCCTTTGTGCACAAGCACAGGAACCTTTTTGTGAATAGGATTATACTGGAGGAGTTCAGGGCTCTTCTGGCTTAAATCTTCAAAAATGGCATCATATTCAACCCCTTTGATATGTAGCGCCCAAGCAATCCTCAAACCAAATCGGCTTGACCATGTACTGTGAAGCTTGAGTTCTTCTGCCATGTTGTTTTGCAAGTGATATCTGTAAGCTAATGTCTATTTATATATTCACGTTGCTCTTTACTTTGACAAAGGTGTTGTATAAtacactaagagcccgtttggattggcttataagttggcttataagctgttttcagcttttttgagtgtttggctggtcagcttaaagtcattttatgcttaaaataagctcaaaaaaataattggacccatttgacttagtttatctaaagcagcttataagctgaaaacagcttataagccaaaaaaaataagttggactaccccaacttatttttttcagcttataagctgcaaacagctttaagctgtaagccaatccaaacgggctctaatatATGTCTAGATATTGACATGTTTTTCTTTCTTAGCAATATTAAAACAAGCTCTGATGTCAGCCATTGCGTTGCAAAGCGTGGAAATTTCGCAATTAGAAGACAAATGTGAACCACTCAGCTTTGTTTGAATCTTCGGAGGGGATCATGAATTTCTTACATTTATATGATTTGGACTTTGCTTATCACAACATTATGAGTGGAGGGACAactcaaaaaaattgtttcactTCTTTTGTATTGACTTTTCTTCAGACGTCTGGTAGTCCATGTTGATAGGAGCTTTATTCCCCAAAAATACTCAAGCATATTACTAATGTTTTTCAAGTCGGTTCCACATTTCTTTAGTTTCAACACTTAGCACCTCTAATTATTCTCTATCAGTTTCTCAGAATTTATCTTGTACCCAAAGAGCAGAAGGTTAACATCTTTGGATTtcatttttataaaatttctttCAGTTATCAAAAGTTTAGAAACTGAAAAGGATGTAATTATGAAGGGAAAAAATGTGAATAACTCAAGAAAAAGTAAGTAATTTTTAAGAGAAATGTGATCTCTTGCCCTTTtacaatttgaataaaagaaaatgGTCTTTTCAGATCTTGTGGGAGTCTTCTTGTGTGTTATAATCTTTACGGGAATGAATCGTACATGTTGGTTGAGAATCGCTCGGGAATTCATTGATAATGACTTTGCCATGTTCTAGGGAGGCTACTCTTCTTTTTTGTTGATCGAGCCGCTTTCCCTCATTCCACTCGTCCAACCCTCTTCACGAACTTGTACAATCGATGCCACAAAGATAGCGAACTCTATTATCAAAGAAATAAGGAAAGAGGCGACAATTTGGCACCAAATATCTGGAGGTGTGGAAAGAGCAACTGTGATAAGCGGaaaaaatcattaaaaaaaaaaaaagacaattgtTTGTGGAGATTTCTATAGAAAGATTCCTTAGTTCTGGCGGATCACACTTGTGAAAAGGCCATAAAACCAAAAACATTTTGTGAATGGCCTACGAATCCAATTTAGGCTGCTCCTTTAATAACCATTTTATCCTAAATTGAGCGATCATATGAGCAATTAACTTCAAAAATGGTCACCTTGTCTGAATAATTTCCGTGGGAATACTACTTTGTTTGTACTCGTAGTCTTGTATAAGTgatatcacaaatttcaaaatctACTAGCATATTTTTTCTGTTTTGCTGATTTCTACAATTGAAGCAAACATTTCTTTATAGGATTTTCCTAAATAttactctttccttttctttccccTCATTGAAAATGATCAATGATAACACTAGGATATTCATCTTGGATGATAATTGAATATTAAACCCaaaaattagaaaaagaaaaaacttttGTTAAGTATAATGTATAGACAGCTCAAATGGGCTTCATACATTTACTTACCCAAAGCCTTATTTTTGGATTCGTTATGTGAGTTCAAGTGAAAACTCATTGTTCAATTGGAACTCAAGAATTACTAGCTATTTTAAGAAAGGTGATATTGAGGCAGCACACAATCTGTTTGATGAAATGTCCCAAAAAGGAACCAGTGGATACTCCTTAAGGGAATGAACACAAAATGTTAGGTACTTTGATTTCAACTGTGTTAGCTGCTTCCGCACTGCCTTTGCCAAGATAGTTCTGCTGCAAGCTGAGCACAGACTGATTTATGTGGGTATTATAAAATAGAAACTATAAGAAATTTAGGACATCTTTAAAATCAGTAATATTTCAGTGCTCTAACAGTAACATTTTGatcttttgaaaataaaattacaaTATCTTAATGGACGCTTGAAAATTACATCTACAGTGTAAATTTAGCCAACAAGTAAAGATAGATAAATAAGAATCTCATAACTTTTATTACTGATAGTCCATAAAACATCCAAAACTTGACATAAGCAGTTCAGCCATAGCTGATGGAGTTTGTTGTTATTTCCACGAACTATAATATATTAGCGACTTCACAAACTTGTTCATTTAGGAGCATTTGCTGTCTGGTATTTTTCATGAAGCACCTGGAATTTGGTTACTAGTTTGTCTCAAGGTGGCCAGTGTTCTTTGATTTCTGGAGCATCATAAAAGTTTTTCATCCATGCTGACAAGAGAGGAAATTTGCCTGCATCAAACAACTTCAGGTCGATTACCTCCTCGAACACATCAAGAAGATAAGCCAACCAACCAAATACAAGGTCCAGGTATCCTATTTTCTCTCCACCAAAGAACTTTTCTTTCAGTTGCGCTTCAAGGAGTTCTAGGTTTTGCACCGCTAGACGAAGGGCTTCCTTTTTCTGCTCTTCTTGTCCTGTGAAAACACTCCATATTGATGGCAGAAGCTGcagatgaaagacaagtatcaATGTAATTCATTCTTGAAAAAGGTAAGCTTATTGTTATAGCTGGAAATATCTACTGTCTGAGCAATACTCACTATTATGTTGTCATTCTCTTTACACATTAATATAGAAAGATAGTTGACTGGAATTCTTTCTTTTTGTGCTGAAAATAACAGATCAATGGTTTCTTACCTTCTCTTCCCCGAATTTTGCCCAAAAACGTGCCATGGCTTTCTCGTAAGGATCCTGAGGTAGCAAAGGAGCTTCCTTCCATGTCTCGTCGATATACTCAAGAATAACCAGCGATTCACAGATTGGTTTGCCTTTGTGTACAAGCACAGGAATCTTTTTGTGAATAGGATTATACTGGAGGAGTTCAGGGCTCTTCTGGCTTAAATCTTCAAAAATGGCGTCATATTCAATCCCTTTGATATGTAGCGCCCAAACGATCCTCAAACCAAATGGGCTTGACCATGTCCTGTGAAGCTTTAGTTCTTCGGCCATGTTGTTTTGCAAGTGATATTTGTAAGCTAAATGTCTATTTATATACTCACGTTGCTCTTTACTTTGACAAAGGGGTTGTATAATACACTAATATATGTCTAAATATTGACATGTTTTGTATTTTTTCTTAGCATATTTTAAAACCAACTCTGATGTCAGCCATTGCGTTGCAAAGCGTGGAAATTTCTCAATTAGAAGACAAATATGAACCACTTTGCTTTGTTTGAATCTTTGGAGGGGATCAtgtgtagagaaatatagcagaagaaaagtaaatcggggAAACCTTCTGCTAGCtcaagatcgttaactaagattggaagattcaactaaagaagaggaagctttggAAAGGAGAACTTTATAATGAAAGAAGACTCTCTTGAATTCGCTTGAATTGAGTTACAATTGAGTTTTGTATGGGTTAACTTGGATTGATTACAAATGTTCTAAGGCCACCCCTATTTATATTTGTCTAGGGATGGTTCTAGATAAAATTATCtagatatatatacaaaatatctAGTTAGCCTTATCCTCTAAcactactctagaatatctagatttttctttaagATAATTATCTAAGATTCTATACTAGACTATTCTAGATCCCTTACTAAATATCTAGGATTTTGTGTATCTCCAAAAAATCAACTTTACTTCTCCACATCATGAATTTCTTACATTAAAAAAATATGATTTTAACTTGCCTTATCACAAAATTATGAGTCGACCAATTGACAACTCCAATGAATTGTTTCACTTTGTCTTTTGTATTGACTTTTCTTCATATGGACATTCTCGTTCATGATACCGGTAGTCCATATTGATAGAAGCTTTATTCCTTAAAAATTTAAGGCGTATTAAAATTTTCAAGTTGATTCCATTTCTTTAGTTTCAACACTTAGCACCTTTAATAATTCTTTATCAATGTTCTCAGAATTTACGTTGTACCCAAAGAGTAGAAGGTTAACATGTTTTGATTTCATTTTTATTAAAATTTCTTTCAGTTATCAAAAGTTTAAATAACTGAAAATGATGGAATTATGAATGGAAAAAATGTGAATTCAATAAAAAGTAAGTAATTTAGGCTGTTCCTTTTACATTTTGTTGTTATTTATACCCAATTTTccaagaattcaagaaaaagaaagaatttaTTGTGAAAGCAGAGGCTATATATATGATAAGATTTCCTTAAAAAGTACAAAATAAAGTGTCTCTTGAAAAATACAATGAAATTTTCTGAATTTCTCTGAGGAAATGGACATTTTGTTCAATAGCCACTTTTGTGGTCTGAAATTTAAAATAGAGTAGTTTAATTCTCAACAAATGATCATGTATCGGGTTGGGTTGGATTTTAAATTGGTCCAAATTTTTAATTAGTGttttaattatatttttcttaaaacaaAACTTGCTATGTCATTAGATCTCACCGAAAAAGTcaagacaaaaaaataaaaacatatgACTTCAATAGCTAATTCCTTAAATTGAGTGATCAAATGAGCAATTAACTCCAAAATTGGGTCACCTTGTGTAAATGATTTCCGCGGGAATACCACCTTGTACTCGTAGTCTTTTATAAGTGATCTTGCAAATTTTAGTGGAAAAAGAATCATCACAAATTTCAAATTCTACTAGCATAACTTCTTTTAGTTTTACTAGCATATAATTGAAGCAAACATTTTTTTATAGGATTTTCCAAATTATTAATCTCATTACTCTTGCCTCTTCTTTCCCCTCATTGAAAGTGATCAAGATATTCATCTTGGATGATAATTGAATATTAAACCCAAAATTTagaaaaaaagaacaaaactttATTAAGTATAATGTATAAACGGCTCAAATGGGCTTCACATATTTACTTTAGGAACACAAAGCCTTATTTTTGGATTCGTTATGTGAGTTCAAGTGAAAACTGGTTGTTCAATTGGAACTCAAGAATTACTAGCTATTTTAAGAAAGGTGATGTTGAGGCAGCACACAATCTGTTTGATGAAATGCCCCAAAAGAATATAGTAACTTGGAACTGTATGATATCTGGGTATGTCAGAAATGGGATGCTTGATGATGCTCAACTAATGTTTGACAAAATGCCGAGCAGAAATGTCGTTTCTTGGACAGCTTTGTTAAGTGGTTATGCGAAGAATGGGGATTTAGAAGTGGCGCGTCGTATGTTTGATGGAATGGATGATAAGAATGTGGTTTGTTGGAATTCAATGATCTCGGGGTATGTGAGCAATGGGAGAATAGAGGAAGGTAGAGCGTTGTTTGATGCAATGTCGATTAAGAATGATGTATCGTGGGCGATTATGATTGAAGGTTACTTACAGTATGGGGATGTGAGTGAAGCTGAGAGGTTGTTTAGTAAAGCACCAGTGAAAAGTGTGCcgatttgtaatgttatgttagCAGGTTATGCTGCAATGGGGCGGACTGAGGATTCGTATAAGTTATTTGTGAGAATGGCTACGTGTGATGTGGCATCTTGGACTAGTATGATCACGTGTTTCTTAAGAGCCAGGGAGGTGGAGAAAGCTAGAAGTTTGTTTGACGACATGCCTGATAAGGATGTCGTGGCTTGGACTACCATGATTAAAGGATATTGTGAAAATAACAACGTGGAGGAGGCAAGAAATTTTTTTGCTGCAATGCCTCAAAAGGATATTATTGCATGGAATTCAATGCTAAGTGGTTATCTGCAGAATGGAAGACTGCTAGATGCTCTACACCTGTTTCAGACGATGCCATGGCGGAACACAGTATCATGGAATTTGATGTTGTCGGGTTTCATTCAACAAGATGATATAACTAGTGCTCGAGAGTTGTTTGAGCAGATGCCTAGAAAAGATCAAACCTCGTGGAACACTATCATTTCTGGATATCAAAATGAGGAAGCTTTGGTTTTATATGTCCATATGTTGCAAAATAATTACAAGCCAGATCAAATCACATTTTCCAATGTGGTCTCCTTATGTGGAGTTCTTGCTTTGTATGGTTGGGGAAGAGCTTTGCATGCTAGTGTAACAAAGAGTGGCTTTGAAAATGATACAATGATTATGAGTACATTCATATCCATGTATTCTAGGTGTGGATTTATAAATGAAGCTTCCTCACTTTTCAGAAATATGAAAAGACTAGACACAATAGCATGGAATGCCATGATTGTAGCACAAGCTTGTCATGGTTCCGCTAAAGAAGCCCTCGATCTTTTTCCTTATATGATTCAAGCTGGACATGAACCAGACCATGTAACTTTTCTTGGTGTCCTAACTGCTTGTGCTCATTCTGGATTAGTGGACGAGGGTTGGAGCTACTTTATATCAATGGAGGAAAGGTGGAAAATAATTCCTAAGGCTGAGCACTATAATTGCATGGTTGATCTCCTTGGGAGATCAGGGATGCTAGCTGAAGCCTTCGAGCTTGTCAAACAAATTCCTCATGATTTCCCTGCTCATACCCGGGAGACATTACTTAGTTGTTGTAGAGTCCACGAAAATTTTGATTTAAGTGATCTTGTAGCGCAGAAGCTGCTAACCCTTCAGCCTTCTAATACTGGAATATGTGTACAATTATCAAATATGTATTCTGCAAGAGGAATGTGGAAAGATGCAGCTCGTGTGAGAGCACTACTTAAAAAGCATGATTTGAAGAAAGAATTGGCATGTAGTTGGATTGAGATAAATGGTTGTATTTCACAGTTTGTTTCAAATGACAGATGTAATCTTAGAGGAACAGACATGTACAAAGCACTAGAAAGTCTTTCTGCACTAATTGAAGATAGTGGCATAGTAGTGCATTGGGGATGTTATTCAAAATTCGGTTCTTCTGAAGAATTTAATCTTCCCTAACATGTTTTTTCCTTCATTCCAGTCTATAAAAGTTTCAGAGTAGAATTTCTGGTTCCTTCTCGGTGAATCCCTCTGGGATTGAAAAATTATTCACTAAAAAGCCCTTCAAAAAGGTTTTATGAAGTCTCATTGAGGGGTGGGTTCTTCAAACATCTCTAAATTGAATAGCTACGCGTGTGAATTTGTGCGCATGCATCAACTTATAGCTTCCCTTTCTTTGACAGATGTTGCTTGATATCTCTCACAGATGCCAGCCCAGTATGTGCTTCTATGAAGACCTGAAACCTAATGCTTGACGAAAGTACTCCTGTGATAGCCAGACTTGGGTGCAATTATTGGTGATAGCTCCGTGTCTTGGAAGGTAAGGTCAAAATTAAGCTCACTTACGAGAGCTAGATGAGAATATTGGATATAGTTGTGCCTGACAGAAGTGAAAATTGATTTAAGCTCTTGCAGATTATAGGGATAAAATTTCCAAGACCCTGGTTTAGAGGAACTTTTGAACGGGATACTAGTCAGTTTTCACATACAAGGTAGGAGATGTAGGGTAggatacatatatatcttttgacTTATGAACTTGGTAAATTAAGCATAAAAAAATAcagaaaacatatgtatatgtatatgtatatgtgtgtatgtgcaTTTATTGTCGCGCGCCCACACACACATAATACGTTTACATGAACAAATATACACATATACTACATACACGTGTACACAGACCGAGAGCATATatttatatacgcacatatacatGTGTATGTAGGAAAAATACATACTTTCCTCCTTTAACTGTCCAAAACTTCTTACACACCTAAACTTTGCAGGCAACCCTTTACCTCCCTGATCTTGTTTGAAGTGAATCAATTACTCCCTTGAGTGATGACATGGCAGAAAAAGCGTAATAACTTTCTTGGAAGTGCGTGAGAGGCCAAAAAAGTTTAATACTAGCGTCTTTTTTAAATAAGACACTACACAATTAATAATTGTTACTCTTAACTCTTTCCCGTCTTTTTCATCTTGAGGACTTAGCCATGGCAGGCTGGAAAACCCACCACCGCCATACATCCTCTTCGGCAAAAGAGATTTTCTCTCTTTCATACTTTTGCCTACCTATCCTATATAATTCAATGTTTTGAAGTATCTCCACATAGAAATGAACAAGAGGACATGGGGTGGGGTAGAATGGAGTTTTCCGGATCGTCTTTTAAGGAAAAAATGGCAGAACTGATTTCTTTCAACCGAAATTTATGGGTTTCTGGGGAATTAAGATGATATGTCACCCGATAATGGAACATCAAAACATTGCTTAGCCTTATTAAAGCTGGAACAATGCCGTTCAATTTAACCTCATTAAGGCCccatttatttttattaagattaagatgTTTGAATCTGAATACATATCTGATTATTAAGATATTGTTTCCAAATCTGAACACTGAACAATTAAGACCGTTTGTTTTTTCAACGGAGGAATATGTGTAATTTATCTTTGTTTAAAAACTAGTAAATATAATATTCCAATAGCTAATAATTAAATGTTATATCCGCAGATTTTTGGAGAAACTATTAATATATGGTGCTGTAAAAACTATTTGTTTGATGAAGCAAACTCTAAAATGTATGATTACCATTTATTTACCTTGTTTTTTTCCATAAATGAAAGTGACCTATTATTTAGGCGAATCAAATAACATAGATTGAAAAagatatgaagaagaagtatcacGATATTAAAAGTATGCACATAGATAGAGGTTGATAATTTACCCTATATTTCGTACTATTAGTTTTGTTATTTTTCTGTATTTTGCATTAATTTGGTTAAAACAAGTTGACCATTTCATTTTTCATGGACAACCTTCCGGTTTAAACGCTTTTCTTCTTTCCTCTTTGAAATTGTCCATCCTATTGTTTCTTTTTTTGTATCTCCAGGAAAATAGGTaaccaaaaaaaggaaaaaaagaaaagaaaaaagagagataTTGATTGCATGATCTCCAttagaggaggaggaggaggaggaagaaaaGAATCTGAATGAGAGAAAAATGGCgacaatgaaaaaaaaatagagaacaTATTAGAGTAATTAGGGAGGGAGAAGGGAAacgaaaagaaagaagagaagaaaagAAACGACGGAAAGGAAATATAGGCAGATCGTTTTGTAGAGATATAAAAGGGAAAAGATTTGAAGAGGGACAATGGAGGAGAGGAAGGGGGATTTGAGGGTTCCTCTGATCTCTTCCTTGTTCTGTCTTTGTGTATTAACTGGTGGTGTCCTCCTTGTTCTTTACCTTTTCGTGCCAGATCACTCTCAGCCATGGTTTCCTGCTGCAGGATTGATCTTGGTTGGTTCTCCCTACATATTTTGGCTCCTGACTTACTTCTACACCTGCTTGAAACGCTGCTGTTTTGGCGATGACAGCAGTGTTGACAACCGCCAGATTTCTAGGCGGACCTCAAGGGCTTCTACGCTGGGGAAATCTGGGGTGGCCAGAACTGATTCCAAGGCAAATTCTGTTACTTCTAATAACAGTAACATCAATGATGGTAAACAAGCAAGTGGCCATAGCCAACAAGATGGAGGAGATGCATCGTCCACCAATTCTGCAAAGGAAATTGAGATGCCTTTAGCCGTATCAGTTGCTTCTTCATGAAATGAATACTAATCGAGTATATGAAGAAATGATCAGGCGAGATGGATTGATAAATGGCTGTATTATGCATGAGCCTAAAGCATGAAAGAGATATTTGGATTGCAGATATTATATATAATTGAAGGATCGTGTCATCATTCAGGAGCTATTTAAGGATGGTGAAGATTGCGTGTGAATGGTGAATGTAAGTAGAAATAGCACAAAGAGACGTTTAACTTGTCTTAGCATTTACGAAaatttaacccccccccccccccccccccccaaaaaaaaaaaaattgctcttCTTGTTTCCTAGGTATTTTCTCTCTTATTTCTTCCTCTCTTCCCCCAACTTTTCTTAATTTGTGTTGAAACTTCAATTTCAGCCCAATACAGCATTCTTCCTTGAAGAGATAACGAAGAATGAACGAGAAATTTGACATATAGTACACCCTTCTTGTTTTATATATCTCAGAATCTTTATTTGGTCGGTCAGTCTATGTGGTCAATTGGTGCGAAGAAttagaatttgacttatgaattAAAGAGATTTTGTAGCAAGGCAGTAGTTTGCACAATCTTTTGAATAATTTGTTAAGATTGGGAGGCATACAAGGAacagctgaaaaaaaaaaaaccgaattaAATGTCAGTAAGTGAGCCCTTATATTCCTAAGAAGTGTTTGTCCTACCTGCATTGTTTGCATGagaagtaaaacacaacttgggtaaaaattataatttaaatccAAAGAGTTTATTATAGGGAAAAATACAAATAGTGTTAACTTTTATAAATTGACAGTGTATAGATATTTTATACAACGAGGTCACCTAAAAGATAAATATACGATTGTCTATAAAAAGTGAGGCAGGTAACCCTACTATAACAATTTAAACTCAAATGAGTATAAAAGAGGTTAAAttccttttatttcttagaataactTCCTTTTTATTCTTCATGAAAAGATGCTCATATTTGGTattttcacgctccttaagctaaTAGTCCATAACGTTTTTCTGTCTTATCACTTTCAGAACTATCAACAAACTTTATTGACTATTGGCTCTACTAAAATCTGTAAAATATGTAATAGCCTTTTCATTAGCAAGTGGACTGCATATTTTACCGCCAACATTCGATATCTTACGATCTCTTGTCAATGTTTCTGCACTGTGACGGAGGTATTTCACCCAAGGAATTTAATATCTACTAAATATAACCTTATATATACCCCGTGATTTTTTTGGTGAAGGGGGTTCGGATAACTTCTACCGCcacctagctccgcccctgttTCTTTATGATAGAATATATATCAAAGCATCTTTAACAACAGTGATATGTACAAGACATGGAAGATTATTTCACTAAACTACAAAGACGGTTTCCTTCTTTTACCATACTTATCAGCTAATGGTGGAATGTAGAGGCCCCCAAATCCCAATAATAGCATTTATTGTCCTGCTTCCTATTTAATTGTGCGACCTGTctcatttaaaattttaaaattgtcAGACAAAGCACACTTTTATATGTTTAATCATGTCTTCAACATACAACTCTCATGCCCAGATCTAATTCTTTTTTACAGGCCAAACATGTAAATACTGTTTCATGTCATGCATAGAGGATTTTCAGGAACTTAAGTACACTCTTAACTGCTAGAACTATACATATTGTACCATTCTATGATGGAAAAGTGAACAAGAAAGTTGACCCAACTAGCTAGCAAAGGGGAAATTGTGACCTCCCACAGAATAGCTGCAACTATTCATTTGCACTTGCATTACTAGTGACACTATATGCCAGAGCAGCCAGACCATGACAACATTCGAAATTAAACCAAACATTGCAAAATTAATTATTGCTACGCTCATTGCCTACTTTTTTTTTAAACGGCGGTTAGgttttaaaaaggaaagaataTGACGTCATAAAGAATTATATTACAGGATATGACGTACCATTGTGATTTTTTGTTGAGATTCCATGACATCATATTTTAAAAATTTTAGGAGAAGACTGACAATTCCCAGTACTAAAAAGTGACGGTAATGCCAATTAAGAAATGACAAAAGGTTCACTTTGTTTCAAGATGTACGgggagccgt
The sequence above is a segment of the Lycium barbarum isolate Lr01 chromosome 6, ASM1917538v2, whole genome shotgun sequence genome. Coding sequences within it:
- the LOC132645126 gene encoding glutathione transferase GST 23-like; translation: MAEELKLHSTWSSRFGLRIAWALHIKGVEYDAIFEDLSQKSPELLQYNPIHKKVPVLVHKGKPICESLVILEYIDETWKEAPLLPQDPYEKAMARFWAKFGDEKLLPSIWSVFTGQGEEKKEALGPAMQNLELLEEQLKEKKFFGGEEIGYLDLVFGWLAYLLDVFEEAIDLKLFDAGKFPHLSAWMKNFYDAPVIKEHCPPRDKLVTKYQTANAPK
- the LOC132645131 gene encoding uncharacterized protein LOC132645131, producing the protein MEERKGDLRVPLISSLFCLCVLTGGVLLVLYLFVPDHSQPWFPAAGLILVGSPYIFWLLTYFYTCLKRCCFGDDSSVDNRQISRRTSRASTLGKSGVARTDSKANSVTSNNSNINDGKQASGHSQQDGGDASSTNSAKEIEMPLAVSVASS
- the LOC132645127 gene encoding glutathione transferase GST 23-like; translated protein: MAEELKLHRTWSSPFGLRIVWALHIKGIEYDAIFEDLSQKSPELLQYNPIHKKIPVLVHKGKPICESLVILEYIDETWKEAPLLPQDPYEKAMARFWAKFGEEKLLPSIWSVFTGQEEQKKEALRLAVQNLELLEAQLKEKFFGGEKIGYLDLVFGWLAYLLDVFEEVIDLKLFDAGKFPLLSAWMKNFYDAPEIKEHWPP
- the LOC132645130 gene encoding pentatricopeptide repeat-containing protein At4g02750-like yields the protein MYKRLKWASHIYFRNTKPYFWIRYVSSSENWLFNWNSRITSYFKKGDVEAAHNLFDEMPQKNIVTWNCMISGYVRNGMLDDAQLMFDKMPSRNVVSWTALLSGYAKNGDLEVARRMFDGMDDKNVVCWNSMISGYVSNGRIEEGRALFDAMSIKNDVSWAIMIEGYLQYGDVSEAERLFSKAPVKSVPICNVMLAGYAAMGRTEDSYKLFVRMATCDVASWTSMITCFLRAREVEKARSLFDDMPDKDVVAWTTMIKGYCENNNVEEARNFFAAMPQKDIIAWNSMLSGYLQNGRLLDALHLFQTMPWRNTVSWNLMLSGFIQQDDITSARELFEQMPRKDQTSWNTIISGYQNEEALVLYVHMLQNNYKPDQITFSNVVSLCGVLALYGWGRALHASVTKSGFENDTMIMSTFISMYSRCGFINEASSLFRNMKRLDTIAWNAMIVAQACHGSAKEALDLFPYMIQAGHEPDHVTFLGVLTACAHSGLVDEGWSYFISMEERWKIIPKAEHYNCMVDLLGRSGMLAEAFELVKQIPHDFPAHTRETLLSCCRVHENFDLSDLVAQKLLTLQPSNTGICVQLSNMYSARGMWKDAARVRALLKKHDLKKELACSWIEINGCISQFVSNDRCNLRGTDMYKALESLSALIEDSGIVVHWGCYSKFGSSEEFNLP